From Camelina sativa cultivar DH55 chromosome 7, Cs, whole genome shotgun sequence, one genomic window encodes:
- the LOC104702895 gene encoding uncharacterized protein LOC104702895: MTKPRNLFRFCCLLMAFLFAYSASVQLNDPDWYFWFPLYTLACLINLINCKRRISKSRRIKQMMVRTALGLGLFLLVKVVAEDVITEKVGVLSLDLTHRVVREKIGSGLVVASMVLQLQASSTKPIDFGMLAIVIFGYGLPFWFFTVMKGEIKI, from the exons ATGACAAAACCCAGAAACCTGTTTAGATTTTGCTGTCTGCTAATGGCGTTTTTGTTTGCTTATTCTGCATCTGTCCAGCTTAATGATCCTG ATTGGTACTTCTGGTTTCCTCTATACACACTTGCATGTTTAATTAATCTGATCAACTGCAAAAGAAGAATATCTAAGTCgagaagaatcaaacaaatgATGGTGAGAACAGCTTTAGGCTTGGGTCTGTTCTTGTTAGTTAAAGTTGTTGCAGAGGATGTCATAACAGAGAAAGTTGGAGTCTTGTCTTTGGATCTTACTCATAGAGTGGTTAGAGAGAAGATTGGAAGTGGTTTGGTCGTAGCTTCAATGGTTCTGCAACTACAAGCTTCTTCCACAAAACCCATTGACTTTg GTATGCTTGCAATAGTAATCTTTGGCTATGGACTTCCCTTTTGGTTCTTCACAGTTATGAAAGGAGAAATCAAGATTTGA
- the LOC104702896 gene encoding BEL1-like homeodomain protein 4 encodes MGLATTTFHHQNSDSTMSQDYHHHQGIFSFSNGFHRSSSTTHHEEEVDESAVSGAQIPVYETAGMLSEMFAFPGGGGGGGGSGGEILDQSSTKQLLEQQNRQNSNNNSTLHMLLPNHHQGFAFTDENTMHQQQQQQHSTWPSSSDHHQNRDMIGTVHVEGGKGLSLSLSSSLAAAKAEEYRSIYCAAVDGTSSSTNASAHHHQFNQFKNLLLDNSSSSSHHHHQHQAVGHFGSSSSSPMAASSSIGGIYTLRNSKYTKPAQELLEEFCSVGRGHFKKNKLSRNNSNPNTTGGGGGGGGGGSSSSAGTANDNPPLSPADRIEHQRRKVKLLSMLEEVDRRYNHYCEQMQMVVNSFDQVMGYGAAVPYTTLAQKAMSRHFRCLKDAVAVQLKRSCELLGDKEAAGAASSGLTKGETPRLRLLEQSLRQQRAFHHMGMMEQEAWRPQRGLPERSVNILRAWLFEHFLNPYPSDADKHLLARQTGLSRNQVSNWFINARVRLWKPMVEEMYQQEAKEREEEAEENENQQQRRQQETNNNDTKPNNNENNFTVITAQTPTTMTSTHHDSDSSFLLPSVAAASHGRSDAFTVTTCQQDVSDFHVDDGGGGVNAIRFGTKQPGDVSLTLGLRHSGNIPDKNTSFSVRDFGDF; translated from the exons ATGGGTTTAGCTACTACAACTTTTCATCATCAGAATTCAGATTCTACTATGTCACAagattatcatcatcaccaaggAATCTTTTCCTTCTCTAATGGATTCCACCGATCATCATCAACTACTCATCATGAAGAGGAAGTAGATGAATCAGCCGTCTCCGGTGCTCAAATTCCGGTTTATGAGACAGCCGGGATGTTGTCTGAAATGTTTGCTTTTCccggcggcggcggcggtggtggtggctcTGGTGGAGAGATTCTTGATCAGTCTAGTACTAAACAATTGCTAGAGCAACAAAACCGTcaaaacagcaacaacaactcAACTCTTCATATGTTACtaccaaatcatcatcaaggttTTGCTTTCACCGACGAGAACACTATgcatcagcaacaacaacaacaacactctaCATGGCCATCTTCATCCGATCATCACCAGAACCGAGATATGATCGGGACCGTCCACGTGGAAGGCGGAAAGGGTTTGTCTTTATCTCTCTCATCTTCATTAGCTGCAGCTAAAGCCGAGGAATATAGAAGCATTTATTGTGCAGCCGTTGAtggaacttcttcttctactaacGCATcggctcatcatcatcagttcaaCCAGTTCAAGAACCTTCTTCTtgataattcttcttcttcttctcatcatcatcatcaacatcaagctGTGGGACATTTCGGgtcatcctcatcatctccCATGGCGGCGTCTTCCTCCATTGGAGGTATCTATACGTTGAGGAATTCGAAATATACAAAACCGGCACAAGAATTGTTGGAAGAGTTTTGTAGTGTCGGAAGAGGCCATTTCAAGAAGAATAAACTTAGTAGGAACAACTCGAACCCTAATACTaccggtggaggaggaggcggcGGAGGTGGAGGTTCCTCGTCTTCCGCTGGAACAGCTAATGATAATCCTCCTTTATCTCCGGCTGATCGGATTGAACATCAAAGAAGAAAGGTCAAGCTACTGTCTATGCTTGAAGAG gTGGACCGACGGTACAACCACTACTGTGAACAGATGCAAATGGTAGTGAACTCATTCGACCAAGTAATGGGTTATGGTGCAGCGGTTCCATACACGACATTAGCTCAAAAGGCAATGTCTAGGCACTTCCGGTGTTTGAAAGACGCGGTAGCGGTTCAGCTTAAACGCAGCTGTGAGCTTCTAGGGGATAAAGAGGCGGCAGGGGCTGCGTCCTCTGGGCTAACCAAAGGCGAAACGCCGAGATTACGTTTGCTAGAGCAGAGTTTGCGTCAGCAACGAGCGTTTCATCATATGGGCATGATGGAGCAAGAGGCATGGAGACCGCAACGTGGTTTGCCTGAACGCTCCGTTAACATCCTTAGAGCTTGGCTTTTCGAACATTTTCTTAATCC GTACCCAAGCGATGCTGATAAGCACCTCTTAGCACGACAGACTGGTTTATCCAGAAATCAG GTGTCAAATTGGTTCATAAATGCTAGGGTTCGTCTATGGAAACCAATGGTTGAAGAGATGTatcaacaagaagcaaaagaaagagaagaagaagcggaagaaaatgaaaatcaacaacaaagaagacagcaagaaacaaacaacaacgaCACGAAACCcaacaacaatgaaaacaaCTTCACTGTCATAACCGCACAAACTCCAACGACGATGACATCGACACATCACGATAGCGACTCTTCATTCCTCCTCCCTTCCGTCGCCGCCGCTTCTCACGGCCGCTCAGACGCCTTCACCGTCACCACGTGTCAGCAAGACGTCAGTGACTTCCACGTTGacgatggtggtggtggtgtgaaCGCCATAAGATTCGGCACCAAACAGCCTGGTGACGTGTCACTTACGCTTGGTCTACGCCACTCTGGCAATATTCCTGATAAGAACACTTCTTTCTCCGTTAGAGACTTTGGAGATTTTTAG
- the LOC104702897 gene encoding lysM domain receptor-like kinase 4, which translates to MMSFPFHLLILLCLFTFATAQQPYVGVSTTDCSVSDNSTSVFGYSCNGLNRTCQSYVIFRSTPPFSTVSSISSLFSVNSSLLSSLNAASTSTSFPSGQQVIIPLTCSCSKDNSQSNLSYTIKQDDSYFAIANNTLQGLSTCQALEKQNNVSSQSLLPGMKIVVPIRCACPTAKQVNEDGVKYLMSYTVVFGDTVDIISNRFGVETSKTLEANQMSFDNSEVFPFTTILIPLQNPPSVSNSSSLTPPPPPPPTPSVSPPLSPDGGKSKKTWIYVLAGVLGGALVLVVTGAVIFCLVKKKPKTQEETRNLDSFTGKKPPRSYQEFDPLDGLSGMVVESLKVYKFHELQSATSDFTSSSSIGGSGYIGKINGDGAMIKKIEGNASEEINLLSKLNHLNIIRLSGFCFHEGEWYLVYEHASNGCLSDWIHTTKSLLSLTQKLQIGLDIATGLSYLHNFADPPYVHRDLSSNNVFLDIEFRAKIGNLGSARSTTEDFVLTKHVEGTRGYLAPEYLEHGLVSTKLDVYAFGVVLLEIVTGKEASELKKEIDEGNAIEEILNRGRLLPEGLVSFVVKLVVDCLKKDHLNRPSMDEIVLSLSKILTATQNWEESSY; encoded by the coding sequence ATGATGTCGTTTCCATTTCATCTCCTCATCTTattatgtctcttcactttcgCAACAGCACAACAGCCGTACGTCGGGGTATCAACCACCGACTGCTCTGTTTCCGACAACTCAACCTCTGTTTTCGGCTACTCTTGTAACGGCCTCAACAGAACTTGCCAATCTTACGTCATTTTCCGATCGACTCCTCCTTTCTCCACCGTCTCCTCCATCTCTTCGCTTTTCTCCGTCAACTCATCCCTCCTCTCCTCCCTCAATGccgcctcaacttcaacttcattCCCTTCCGGTCAACAAGTCATCATCCCTTTAACTTGTTCTTGTTCCAAAGACAATTCACAATCCAATCTCAGCTACACAATCAAGCAAGACGATTCGTATTTCGCCATTGCTAACAACACTCTTCAGGGGCTTTCGACTTGTCAAGCTTTGGAGAAACAGAACAATGTTTCCTCTCAATCTTTGCTTCCCGGTATGAAGATCGTTGTTCCTATCCGTTGCGCTTGTCCTACGGCTAAACAGGTCAACGAAGATGGTGTGAAGTATCTGATGAGCTATACTGTGGTATTCGGAGACACGGTGGATATCATCAGCAATAGATTTGGAGTTGAGACGAGCAAAACTTTAGAAGCTAATCAAATGTCTTTTGACAACTCTGAAGTTTTCCCTTTCACCACAATTCTGATTCCTTTACAGAATCCTCCTTCAGTTTccaactcttcttctctcactcctcctcctcctcctcctccgactCCATCGGTTTCTCCTCCATTGTCGCCGGACGGTGGGAAATCGAAGAAAACATGGATCTATGTTCTTGCCGGAGTTTTAGGAGGAGCATTGGTTTTGGTTGTGACTGGTGCAGTCATCTTCTGTCTGGTTAAAAAGAAACCGAAAACGCAAGAGGAAACGAGAAATCTCGATAGCTTCACGGGCAAGAAACCGCCTAGGTCTTATCAAGAATTCGATCCGTTAGATGGTCTATCAGGGATGGTGGTAGAGTCCTTGAAAGTTTACAAATTTCACGAACTACAGTCAGCAACGAGTGACTTCACATCGTCTAGCTCGATCGGAGGATCAGGATACATCGGAAAAATCAACGGCGATGGTGCCATGATCAAGAAAATAGAAGGAAACGCATCTGAGGAGATCAACTTGTTATCGAAACTAAACCATCTTAACATCATCCGTCTCTCTGGATTCTGTTTCCATGAAGGAGAGTGGTACTTAGTCTACGAACACGCTTCAAACGGATGCTTAAGCGATTGGATCCACACGACGAAATCGTTACTAAGCTTGACTCAGAAACTACAAATCGGTTTAGATATAGCAACGGGGCTTAGCTATCTACACAACTTTGCTGATCCTCCGTATGTTCACAGGGACTTGAGCAGCAACAATGTGTTCCTCGACATCGAGTTTCGCGCAAAGATTGGTAATTTAGGTTCCGCAAGATCAACGACCGAAGATTTCGTGTTGACGAAACACGTGGAGGGAACAAGAGGGTACTTAGCTCCTGAGTATTTGGAACATGGGTTAGTTTCAACTAAGCTTGATGTGTATGCTTTTGGAGTTGTGTTGTTGGAGATTGTTACTGGTAAAGAAGCTTCTGAACTGAAGAAAGAAATCGATGAAGGTAATGCCATTGAGGAGATTTTGAATCGTGGAAGGTTGTTACCTGAAGGGTTAGTGAGTTTTGTTGTTAAGCTGGTGGTGGATTGTTTGAAGAAAGATCATTTGAATCGTCCATCGATGGATGAAATTGTTCTGTCTTTGTCTAAGATCTTGACGGCTACACAGAATTGGGAAGAATCATCGTACTAA
- the LOC109125010 gene encoding lysM domain receptor-like kinase 4 — MMSFPFHLLILLCLFTFATAQQPYVGVSTTDCSVSDNSTSVFGYSCNGLNRTCQSYVIFRSTPPFSTVSSISSLFSVNSSVLSSLNAASTSTSFPSGQQVIIPLTCSCSKDNSQSNLSYTIKQDDSYFAIANNTLQGLSTCQALEKQNNVSSQSLLPGMKIVVPIRCACPTAKQVNEDGVKYLMSYTVVFGDTVDIISNRFGVETSKTLEANQMSFDNSEVFPFTTILIPLQNPPSVSNSSSLTPPPPPPPTPSVSPPLSPDGGKSKKTWIYVLAGVLGGALVLVVTGAVIFCLVKKKPKTQEETRNLDSFTGKKPPRSYQEFDPLDGLSGMVVESLKVYKFHELQSATSDFTSSSSIGGSGYIGKINGDGAMIKKIEGNASEEINLLSKLNHLNIIRLSGFCFHEGEWYLVYEHASNGCLSDWIHTTKSLLSLTQKLQIGLDIATGLSYLHNFADPPYVHRDLSSNNVFLDIEFRAKIGNLGSARSTTEDFVLTKHVEGTRGYLAPEYLEHGLVSTKLDVYAFGVVLLEIVTGKEASELKK, encoded by the coding sequence ATGATGTCGTTTCCATTTCATCTCCTCATCTTattatgtctcttcactttcgCAACAGCACAACAGCCGTACGTCGGGGTATCAACCACCGACTGCTCTGTTTCCGACAACTCAACCTCTGTTTTCGGCTACTCTTGTAACGGCCTCAACAGAACTTGCCAATCTTACGTCATTTTCCGATCGACTCCTCCTTTCTCCACCGTCTCCTCCATCTCTTCGCTTTTCTCCGTCAACTCATCTGTCCTCTCCTCCCTCAATGccgcctcaacttcaacttcattCCCTTCCGGTCAACAAGTCATCATCCCTTTAACTTGTTCTTGTTCCAAAGACAATTCACAATCCAATCTCAGCTACACAATCAAGCAAGACGATTCGTATTTCGCCATTGCTAACAACACTCTTCAGGGGCTTTCGACTTGTCAAGCTTTGGAGAAACAGAACAATGTTTCCTCTCAATCTTTGCTTCCCGGTATGAAGATCGTTGTTCCTATCCGTTGCGCTTGTCCTACGGCTAAACAGGTCAACGAAGATGGTGTGAAGTATCTGATGAGCTATACTGTGGTATTCGGAGACACGGTGGATATCATCAGCAATAGATTTGGAGTTGAGACGAGCAAAACTTTAGAAGCTAATCAAATGTCTTTTGACAACTCTGAAGTTTTCCCTTTCACCACAATTCTGATTCCTTTACAGAATCCTCCTTCAGTTTccaactcttcttctctcactcctcctcctcctcctcctccgactCCATCGGTTTCTCCTCCATTGTCGCCGGACGGTGGGAAATCGAAGAAAACATGGATCTATGTTCTTGCCGGAGTTTTAGGAGGAGCATTGGTTTTGGTTGTGACTGGTGCAGTCATCTTCTGTCTGGTTAAAAAGAAACCGAAAACGCAAGAGGAAACGAGAAATCTCGATAGCTTCACGGGCAAGAAACCGCCTAGGTCTTATCAAGAATTCGATCCGTTAGATGGTCTATCAGGGATGGTGGTAGAGTCCTTGAAAGTTTACAAATTTCACGAACTACAGTCAGCAACGAGTGACTTCACATCGTCTAGCTCGATCGGAGGATCAGGATACATCGGAAAAATCAACGGCGATGGTGCCATGATCAAGAAAATAGAAGGAAACGCATCTGAGGAGATCAACTTGTTATCGAAACTAAACCATCTTAACATCATCCGTCTCTCTGGATTCTGTTTCCATGAAGGAGAGTGGTACTTAGTCTACGAACACGCTTCAAACGGATGCTTAAGCGATTGGATCCACACGACGAAATCGTTACTAAGCTTGACTCAGAAACTACAAATCGGTTTAGATATAGCAACGGGGCTTAGCTATCTACACAACTTTGCTGATCCTCCGTATGTTCACAGGGACTTGAGCAGCAACAATGTGTTCCTCGACATCGAGTTTCGCGCAAAGATTGGTAATTTAGGTTCCGCAAGATCAACGACCGAAGATTTCGTGTTGACGAAACACGTGGAGGGAACAAGAGGGTACTTAGCTCCTGAGTATTTGGAACATGGGTTAGTTTCAACTAAGCTTGATGTGTATGCTTTTGGAGTTGTGTTGTTGGAGATTGTTACTGGTAAAGAAGCTTCTGAACTGAAGAAA
- the LOC104702898 gene encoding E3 ubiquitin-protein ligase RNF185-like: MVDGESTSTSSYSDNNNGANDQGGDFECNICFEIAQDPIVTLCGHLFCWPCLYRWLHHHSHSQECPVCKAVVQDDKLVPLYGRGKNQTDPRSKRYPGMRIPNRPAGQRPETAAPPPPQPDAASNFFNYGIDLMGGFMPTATTRIGNFSMGFGGLLPSLFNFQFHGFPDATFYGSAPGYGGYHNGFRGVPTHGQEHHPMARGGNQSDATLKNLLLVVGVCVLVFLCW; the protein is encoded by the coding sequence ATGGTGGATGGAGAATCCACTAGCACGTCTTCTTACTCTGATAATAACAATGGCGCAAATGATCAAGGAGGTGACTTTGAGTGTAACATTTGTTTCGAGATAGCTCAAGACCCGATCGTCACTCTCTGTGGCCATCTCTTTTGCTGGCCTTGCTTATACCGATGGCTTCACCACCATTCCCATTCTCAAGAATGTCCTGTTTGTAAAGCTGTGGTTCAAGACGATAAGCTTGTTCCTCTTTACGGTAGAGGCAAGAACCAAACTGACCCGAGATCAAAACGTTATCCGGGTATGCGGATTCCTAACCGACCAGCGGGTCAAAGACCCGAGACtgcagctcctcctcctcctcagcctGATGCTGCGAGTAATTTTTTCAATTACGGTATTGATTTGATGGGTGGGTTTATGCCAACGGCGACTACTAGAATTGGGAACTTCAGTATGGGGTTTGGTGGTTTGTTGCCTTCTTTGTTTAACTTTCAGTTCCATGGGTTTCCCGATGCAACGTTTTATGGTTCAGCACCGGGTTACGGTGGGTACCATAACGGTTTCCGTGGAGTTCCTACTCATGGACAAGAGCATCATCCTATGGCTCGTGGAGGAAACCAAAGCGATGCAACGCTGAAGAATCTCTTACTTGTTGTTGGAGTTTGCGTGCTGGTATTTCTTTGCTGGTGA
- the LOC104702899 gene encoding calcium uniporter protein 2, mitochondrial isoform X1 yields the protein MAMRKLLSKKLFNMTNVASQSLTNCRISSSSLAVRTRVPNDSGDTARIAPEPGDMGISRRFLHNTAMIRPEIMQMPVGESLIEKIREIDGSKDRIRLDGLAPPVKEETETETSLTVGDMKKLLRAAQIEIVKSKLRETGRSWMPYSEFVSVCGEGSSDPDLGSRIAKMLDDSANVIVLGDSVCLRPDQVTKSIEGLLPLPKIHNPNDPRRIELKELEAEKAVIDVKAHSLVRKELWAGLGYLILQTAGFMRLTFWELSWDVMEPICFYVTSMYFMAGYAFFLRTSKEPSFEGFYQSRFEAKQRKLMNEYEFDLERYDELKKLFCSKTSAHVSNILGAIKS from the exons atgGCGATGAGGAAGCTTTTATCGAAGAAGCTCTTCAACATGACGAATGTCGCGTCGCAGAGTCTTACGAATTGTCGTATCTCGTCTTCCTCGTTAGCCGTACGAACCAGAGTTCCGAATGATTCAGGCGATACGGCGAGGATCGCACCGGAGCCTGGGGATATGGGGATTTCGCGGCGGTTTTTGCATAACACTGCTATGATTAGGCCGGAGATTATGCAGATGCCTGTTGGTGAGAGTTTGATTGAGAAGATCCGTGAGATTGATGGGAGTAAGGATCGGATTCGATTAGACGGACTTGCTCCTCCGGTTAAGGAAgagacggagacggagacgaGTCTTACGGTTGGGGATATGAAGAAGCTGCTTAGAGCGGCGCAGATCGAGATTGTGAAATCGAAGCTTAGAGAGACGGGGAGAAGCTGGATGCCGTATTCGGAGTTTGTTAGCGTTTGTGGTGAAGGTTCTTCAGATCCAGATCTAGGATCTAGAATCGCCAAGATGCTTGATGATTCAGCAAACGTCATCGTTTTGGGAGATTCCGTTTGTCTTAGACCTGATCAG GTTACAAAATCCATTGAAGGACTGCTTCCTTTGCCAAAGATCCATAACCCAAACGACCCACGGAGAATCGAGTTGAAAGAGCTCGAAGCAGAG AAGGCAGTGATTGATGTGAAAGCGCATTCTTTGGTGCGGAAAGAGCTCTGGGCTGGTCTTGGTTACTTGATCCTACAGACCGCAgggttcatgaggctaacttttTGGGAACTCTCGTGGGACGTGATGGAGCCGATCTGTTTCTATGTCACGTCCATGTACTTTATGGCTGGTTACGCGTTTTTCCTCAGGACTTCGAAAGAGCCTTCTTTTGAAGGGTTTTACCAAAGCAGGTTCGAGGCGAAACAGAGAAAGTTGATGAACGAGTATGAGTTTGATCTGGAGAGGTATGATGAACTGAAGAAACTGTTTTGCTCTAAGACTTCAGCTCATGTTTCCAACATTCTTGGAGCTATCAAgagttga
- the LOC104702899 gene encoding calcium uniporter protein 2, mitochondrial isoform X2, whose product MAMRKLLSKKLFNMTNVASQSLTNCRISSSSLAVRTRVPNDSGDTARIAPEPGDMGISRRFLHNTAMIRPEIMQMPVGESLIEKIREIDGSKDRIRLDGLAPPVKEETETETSLTVGDMKKLLRAAQIEIVKSKLRETGRSWMPYSEFVSVCGEGSSDPDLGSRIAKMLDDSANVIVLGDSVCLRPDQVTKSIEGLLPLPKIHNPNDPRRIEFKELEAEKAVIDVKAHSLVRKELWAGLGYLILQTAGFMRLTFWELSWDVMEPICFYVTSMYFMAGYAFFLRTSKEPSFEGFYQSRFEAKQRKLMNEYEFDLERYDELKKLFCSKTSAHVSNILGAIKS is encoded by the exons atgGCGATGAGGAAGCTTTTATCGAAGAAGCTCTTCAACATGACGAATGTCGCGTCGCAGAGTCTTACGAATTGTCGTATCTCGTCTTCCTCGTTAGCCGTACGAACCAGAGTTCCGAATGATTCAGGCGATACGGCGAGGATCGCACCGGAGCCTGGGGATATGGGGATTTCGCGGCGGTTTTTGCATAACACTGCTATGATTAGGCCGGAGATTATGCAGATGCCTGTTGGTGAGAGTTTGATTGAGAAGATCCGTGAGATTGATGGGAGTAAGGATCGGATTCGATTAGACGGACTTGCTCCTCCGGTTAAGGAAgagacggagacggagacgaGTCTTACGGTTGGGGATATGAAGAAGCTGCTTAGAGCGGCGCAGATCGAGATTGTGAAATCGAAGCTTAGAGAGACGGGGAGAAGCTGGATGCCGTATTCGGAGTTTGTTAGCGTTTGTGGTGAAGGTTCTTCAGATCCAGATCTAGGATCTAGAATCGCCAAGATGCTTGATGATTCAGCAAACGTCATCGTTTTGGGAGATTCCGTTTGTCTTAGACCTGATCAG GTTACAAAATCCATTGAAGGACTGCTTCCTTTGCCAAAGATCCATAACCCAAACGACCCACGGAGAATCGAGTTTAAAGAGCTCGAAGCAGAAAAGGCAGTGATTGATGTGAAAGCGCATTCTTTGGTGCGGAAAGAGCTCTGGGCTGGTCTTGGTTACTTGATCCTACAGACCGCAgggttcatgaggctaacttttTGGGAACTCTCGTGGGACGTGATGGAGCCGATCTGTTTCTATGTCACGTCCATGTACTTTATGGCTGGTTACGCGTTTTTCCTCAGGACTTCGAAAGAGCCTTCTTTTGAAGGGTTTTACCAAAGCAGGTTCGAGGCGAAACAGAGAAAGTTGATGAACGAGTATGAGTTTGATCTGGAGAGGTATGATGAACTGAAGAAACTGTTTTGCTCTAAGACTTCAGCTCATGTTTCCAACATTCTTGGAGCTATCAAgagttga